DNA sequence from the Campylobacter concisus genome:
GCTCCACTCTCGTAGTAGTCCAGCCCAGCGCCTATTTGGCGGCCATCTTTGTACTCGTATTCGCCTCGTAGCTTACCGCTTGGATAGTATTCGCGCGCGACGCCGTTTTTTTCGCCGTCTTTGTAATTTTCTACCACGCGCGTTTTTCCGTTTTCGTAAAATCGCTTCCAAACGCCGTTTTTGCGGTCATTTTTGTATTCGCCCGTCTCCTCCACGGCGCCGCCTTCGTAGTACCATGTCTCCGCGCCTTCTCGCTTACCCTCTTTGTAGGTTCGCTTGCCGCGGATTTTACCGCTTTTGTAGTAGTCGAAGTCCTCGCCGTTTCGCAGCCCGCCGACGTATGGGCTGTGTGCGCTAACCTCGCCGCTAACGTAATAGTCGGTAAACACGCCCTCTCGCCTGTCCGCCTTGAAAAAGCCCTCCTGCTTTAACGCACCGCCCTCGTCAAAGTAGTAGCGGCGGTAGAGCCCGTCGCGGACGTCATTTTTGTATTCGCTCTCGCCCATCAGCGCGCCGCTATCTGCGTGGTAGTGCTTTGCCGTGCCATCGCGAACGCCGTTTTTTAAGGGGTATTCGTTTGAGGGTTTGTCTCTGCCGTCAAAATAGTCCCTGTATCGCACCGCCGTGCCGCCCTGCCGTCTATCTCGCGTATGAGCGTGGGCGGCAGAGGTTTTAGCCTCGGATAGACCATGCCCATCGCATTTACGTCATATAGGTCCTCGACGCTGTATCGAAGCATCTTTAGCGTGCCGTCGTAGAGCTTACCTTTTACGTAGTAAAGTCCGTTTTTTAGGCTCGCTTCGGGCTTCATTACGATTTTTGGCTCTAGTGCTTGCACGACTAGCGCTAAAAGCGGGAGCAGGAGGAGGAATTTTAAAATTTTAATATCTAAAAAATTCACAAATTTAATCCTTATAATTTATTGCATTACCACCAATTGAATATACTTTAAATCAATTTTTACTTTTCTGTTTTATAACATCAATGAGCCATTCTGGTAACTGCTTTATTTTAGTTACAATTCCATCATAGTCAATCAACCTATCAGAGCTTTTTGATTTATCTAAAAAATCACTTGGATTTTTAGAAATTATATCAATCGTAGACGACATTAATTTTGTAAGCAACTCTTGATTTTCTTCGTTTAAATTTTTGATTTGTTCTTTGTAACTTTCATATGAGCTTGCAATTGCGACTTTATGTGCATATTCCTGTGAAAGCCTCATAGCTTCTTTACGCCTATTTGAACAAAAAATAGCAAGCCAAATAAGAGGTAGTGCCATAGTTATTTTTGAAAAAAATCCGAAAAAGATAATATAAATTCTATTGTTCAATAAGGCAGATATATAGGGCGTAGCTATTGCATCGTTTGATTGCCCGAGTTGTTCAATTGTAGTTTTTACATCAAAGTTTAAAATTTCTTTTAAATCATAAAAGGACCAAAGTGCTACTAAAAATATAAATAAAATACATACGATAAAGGAAAAATTCCAAAATACAATCGTTTCACTTATCGAATTTCTCTCCCTGCCATAAGAGGCAGAAAGACTCGCATTAGTAGCTTTTTCATTTAGTTCCTTGATTATTTTGTCATACTCATCAAAACGAGTTTTCATTATACCTTTATATTCATCTAAATCTTTAAACATATTGTCAAGTTTTTGTTCCAAGCCTCCACTGCGAACATTATCATTTAGTTCACCGAAAATCTTTATATGAAATTTTCCTATTTCTTCTAGTTTTTGATAATTTTCGGTAATTTTCTCTTTGGTTAATTCTAGGTCTTGAGCTATCTTATTTCTTGCATTTTCTATTTCTTGCTGTATAGATATATCTTTATCTTCTTGCCTAACTACCAAATTAGTTCTAATTTTTTCTATCTCATTAAAGTATCCATAGATTTCATCTTTTTGTTTTAAAAAATCGCCGTTAGCAATATTGAATTTTGTATAGAATTCTCGACATCTGTTATTTTATTTTTGATCGCTTCTAATTTTAAATCATCCAATGATGCCTTTATTGCGTCATTGTATCCCGCAATCATCTCCATAACGATTGGTTTTGCCTGATTTTTTGGAATATATATGGTTGAATATCTGGCTAATATTGTTAAGGCGTTGTCGATAATGGCAGTCAAATGCCCCATACTTCTATTCCAATTGACAAAGCAGTTTTGAAATTCTCCAAAAAAAGCATTCGGAAGTAGATTTTCGTCCAATAAATTTATGTAATTCTCTATATAAATTAGTGCTTCCTTATTTCTAGCAAATTCCTGCGCTTCGTTTTCCGACATAGATTTAACATTCAATGTATTAATATCTTCTTTTAACTGCCTGAAATTATTTAAAGAATTACTTATTTTTGACATTTATCTTCCTTGCAATAGTGCTCTTTCTTAAGAATTTTAGCACTATTTTAATTACACACTTCTTTTGGATGCTTTACAAACTTGATAAATTTACTAATTTTTTAGTCGTCCTTTAACGTGCCCGCGACGACCTTCCACTCTTGCGCAAGCCTTTCAAAGCTAAAATTTGCGTTTGCCGAGCTAGTCGAGGGTAGTTTGAGGGGCGGTTTGCCGGTTGCGTTTAAAATTTGAGTTTTTAGATATTTTTCGCAGATTTCATGCGCTTTGCTGCCGTTTGAAAATACCTGCGCTATGCGCACTCCGCTAAAAATCGGCTCTAAATTTGCGGGCGAGACGGCGGTCATTTTAGCATCGCTCGAGCCCTTTATCTCGCACGAGATCGCGGCATCGTAGATGGCGATACGGCTGGTAAGCAGAAAATTTATCTTTTCATCCGTGCTTGTAGGTAGCGGAGCATTTAAAATCCCGGCCAGCACCCGCCAAAAGCGATTTTGCGGATTTGCGTAGTAAAAGCCGAACTTACGAGAAATGACGGAAGGAAAGGAGCCGAGAATTAAAATTTTAGAGTTTTTATCAAAAATCGGTTTAAAAGGATGGGTTTGGCTCATTTTGCACCTTTTAAATTTCCTGCATTATCAAATTTGAAAGCAAATTTAACTGCCTAAACTAGCGGCTAAATTTATAGATATTTTCCCTCGCCTGCCAAATTTAGGCGAGAGAAATTTGCGCCCTACTCGGCTACGCTGTCGGCAGAGGCATCCTCGGCGCTTTCAGGCGCTCTAGACTCGATCTCGTCGCTAAAGTCAGCCAAGCTTAGGCGTTTTAGCTGGCGGTAGCGTCTTTGCGCGTCGGCTTTGTTTTTAGCTAGCAGCTCGTCCGCGTGCTGCGGGTTAGTTTTTTTAAGCGAGTTGTAGCGAACCTCGTTTAGCAAAAACTCCTCGTAAAGCGACCAATCCGGCTCTTTTGAGGTCATTTTGAGCGGATTTTTACCCTCTTTGATTAGGCGCGGATCGTAGACGTAGGTCGGCCAGTAGCCGCACTTGGTCGCTAGCTCGCCTTGACCTCCGGAGTAGGCCATGCCGCCTTTTATACCGTGCGCGATACACGGCGAATACGCTATCACGAGGCTAGGTCCGTCGTAGGCCTCGGCTGCGGCGATGGCTTTTATCGTGTTTGCTTGGCTCGCGTTTGAGTTGATTTGAGCTACGAAGATGTTTCCGTAGGTCATCGCGATGTAGCCTAGATCTTTTTTCTGCATCGGTTTACCGGAGGCCGTAAACTGCGCTATGGAGCCTGCGCGGCTTGATTTTGAGCTTTGACCGCCGGTGTTTGAGTAGACTTCGGTGTCAAGTACGAGCACGTTTACGTTCTCGCCGCTAGCTAGCACGTGGTCAAGACCGCCAAAGCCGATGTCGTAGGCCCAGCCGTCGCCGCCGATGATCCACTGGGATTTTTTGACGAGATATCTTTTTAGCTCTAAAATTTCTTTCACGCCCTCTACGTCTAAATTTTGCTCCAAAATCGGCGTTAAAATTTTAGCGATTTGCGTCGTTTTATCGCCGTCGTTTTTATGCGCGATCCAGTCGGAGTATAGCGCGGCTAGGGCATTTGGCGCGGCGTCTTTGGTGCGCAGCATGATGTCTTCGATGCGGTGGCGCAGCGTCTCTACCGCGACGTTCATACCCATGCCAAACTCCGCGTTATCCTCAAATAGCGAATTCGCCCACGCTACGCCCTTACCCTCTTTGTTCGTCGTATAAGGCGTCGAAGGCGCGCTGCCGCCGTAAATCGAGCTACAACCGGTGGCGTTTGCCACGATCATACGGTCGCCAAATAGTCTCGTAACAAGCCCGATATAAGGCGTCTCGCCGCATCCGGGACATGCGCCGTGAAACTCAAATAGCGGCTGCGCAAAGCCCACGCCCTTGACGCTATCTTTGCTCATCAGGTCGTCTTTGTAGGTTACTTTTTTAAATAAATAATCGGCGTTTTCCTGCTCGTGTCGCTCCATCTCCTCGGCTAGCGGCACCATGACGAGCGATTTTTCCTTGCTCGGGCAAATTTGAGCGCACAATTCGCAGCCCGTGCAGTCTAGAGGGCTAACTTGGATTTTGTATTTTAGCCCTTTTACCTCTTTGCCTTTGGCGTCTAGGACGTGATCTTGCACGGTTTGCGGCGCGGTGGCGAGCTCATTTTCGTCGATGAGAAACGGTCTGATGACCGCGTGCGGGCAGACGAAGGCGCACTGATTACACTGGATGCAGTTGCTCTCGATCCACTTTGGCACCATTACGCCGATACCGCGTTTTTCGTAGGCCGTCGTGCCTGATTTAAAGTGTCCGTCTTCAAAGCCCACAAATGCCGAAACGGGCAGGCTATCGCCCCTGGCGGCGTTGATAGGCTTGACGATTTTTTCTATAAATTCGTCGCCGACGTATTTTTCCTCCGCGCTCGCGTCATCCGTCAAATTTACCCAGCTAGGATCGACCGCGACCTTAACCAGCCCGTCCGCGCCCATATCGATAGCCTTGTAGTTCATCTCTACGATCGCTTCGCCTTTTTTGGCATAGGCTTTGTGCGCGTACTCTTTCATGTATTTTTGCGCGTCGGCAAACGGGATGATGTCGGCAAGCTTAAAAAACGCCGACTGCATGATGGTGTTCGTACGGTTTTTCAGCCCGATCTCGCGAGCTAGCTTGGTAGCGTTGATGATGTAGAAATTTACCTTTTTGACGGCTAAAATTTTCTTTACTTTACTCGGCAGTTTAGTGACCGTCTGCTCGGCGTCCCAGATCGAGTTTAGCAGGAACGTCCCGCCCTCGCGGATACCGTCTATAACGTCGTAAATTTCAAGATACGCCGCGACCGAGCAGGCTACGAAGTGCGGATTTGAGACGAGATAGGTCGAGCGGATCGGGTTTTTACCGAAACGCAGATGCGAGCGCGTGTAGCCGCCCGATTTTTTGCTGTCGTAGGCAAAATACGCTTGCGCGTAAAGATCGGTTTTGTCGCCGATGATTTTGATTGAGTTTTTATTCGCCCCAACGGTACCGTCCGCGCCAAGACCGTAAAATAGGCACTCTTTTACGCTCTCGTCGCTTAGCGAAATTTTCTCGCCGACTTTTAGCGAGGTGAAGGTCACGTCGTCCTCGATACCGACGGTAAAGCCGTTTTTTGGCTCGCTTAAATTTAGATTTTCAAAGACGGCTAGCATTTGTGCAGGATCGACGTCTTTTGAGCTTAGACCGTAGCGTCCGCCCACGATCACGGGCTGATTTTTGCGTCCGTAAAACGCCGCCTTGACGTCCAGATATAGCGGCTCGCCGAGGCTTCCCGGCTCTTTCGTGCGGTCTAGCACGGCGATCTTTTCTACCGTCTCAGGCATTACGTCAAAGAGGTATTTTAGGCTAAACGGACGGTATAGATGCACCTTTAGCACGCCTACTTTTTCGCCCTTTGCGCGCAGGTGATCGACAACTTCTTCGAGAGTTTGCGTGACAGAGCCCATCGCGACCACGATGCGCGTAGCGTGCGGATCGCCGTAATAATTAAACGGTTTATAGTCGCGTCCCGTGATTTTTGAAATTTCTTTTAGATACTCGGCCACGATATCTGGCACCGCGTCGTAGTAGCGGTTAGCTAGCTCGCGCGTCTGGAAGTAGATGTCGTCGTTTTGCGCAGTACCGCGAGTCTTCGGGTTTTCGGGGTTTAGCGCCTCGTCTCTAAATTTTTGTAGCGCCTCGCGGTCAAGAAGCCTATCAAAGTGCGCGTAGTCAAGCACTTCGACCTTTTGTATCTCGTGGCTCGTGCGAAATCCGTCGAAAAAGTGCAAAAACGGCACGCGACCCTTGATCGCCGCTAGATGCGCGACACCGGCGATATCCATGACCTCTTGCACGGAGCCGCTTGCTAGCATAGCAAATCCCGTTTGGCGACAGGCGTAGATGTCCTGATGATCGCCAAAGATAGAAAGCGCCTGAGCCGCGATAGAGCGCGCGCTCACGTGGATGACGCCCGGTAGTAACTGGCCTGCGATTTTGTACATATTCGGGATTTTTAGCAAAAGTCCTTGCGAAGCCGTATATGTGGTAGTCAGCGCGCCTACTTGCAGCGAGCCGTGCACGGTGCCCGCAGCCCCGCCCTCGCTTTGCATTTCGACTACTTTAACGGGCATGCCGAATAAATTTTTCTTGCCCTGAGCCGCCCACATATCGGTGTAATCGGCCATCGGCGAGCTAGGAGTGATCGGGTAGATGCCCGCAACCTCCGTAAAAGCGTAAGCCGCGTGCGCCGCAGCCTCATTTCCGTCCATAGTTTTCATTATTTTAGCCATTTTTCCGCCTTAAATTTTCTTACGATCTTTAAAAATCTTTTATTATAGAGCTAGTTTCCAAAATCTACTATTAATCTATGTCATTAATAAATTCTGAGGATTTTGCCTTTTGAATTACTAACTTTAAGTAAAATTCCATTACCGTAATGAAAAAAATTAAGGATAAAATTTG
Encoded proteins:
- a CDS encoding toxin-antitoxin system YwqK family antitoxin is translated as MRYRDYFDGRDKPSNEYPLKNGVRDGTAKHYHADSGALMGESEYKNDVRDGLYRRYYFDEGGALKQEGFFKADRREGVFTDYYVSGEVSAHSPYVGGLRNGEDFDYYKSGKIRGKRTYKEGKREGAETWYYEGGAVEETGEYKNDRKNGVWKRFYENGKTRVVENYKDGEKNGVAREYYPSGKLRGEYEYKDGRQIGAGLDYYESGALAAKMMFKNGRYHGLYEEYHENGKLKARVLFEDGLEVGEARHYYYANGKLEAGGSLSAVGSSAPKNTTNRVS
- a CDS encoding DNA-deoxyinosine glycosylase, with product MSQTHPFKPIFDKNSKILILGSFPSVISRKFGFYYANPQNRFWRVLAGILNAPLPTSTDEKINFLLTSRIAIYDAAISCEIKGSSDAKMTAVSPANLEPIFSGVRIAQVFSNGSKAHEICEKYLKTQILNATGKPPLKLPSTSSANANFSFERLAQEWKVVAGTLKDD
- the nifJ gene encoding pyruvate:ferredoxin (flavodoxin) oxidoreductase; translation: MAKIMKTMDGNEAAAHAAYAFTEVAGIYPITPSSPMADYTDMWAAQGKKNLFGMPVKVVEMQSEGGAAGTVHGSLQVGALTTTYTASQGLLLKIPNMYKIAGQLLPGVIHVSARSIAAQALSIFGDHQDIYACRQTGFAMLASGSVQEVMDIAGVAHLAAIKGRVPFLHFFDGFRTSHEIQKVEVLDYAHFDRLLDREALQKFRDEALNPENPKTRGTAQNDDIYFQTRELANRYYDAVPDIVAEYLKEISKITGRDYKPFNYYGDPHATRIVVAMGSVTQTLEEVVDHLRAKGEKVGVLKVHLYRPFSLKYLFDVMPETVEKIAVLDRTKEPGSLGEPLYLDVKAAFYGRKNQPVIVGGRYGLSSKDVDPAQMLAVFENLNLSEPKNGFTVGIEDDVTFTSLKVGEKISLSDESVKECLFYGLGADGTVGANKNSIKIIGDKTDLYAQAYFAYDSKKSGGYTRSHLRFGKNPIRSTYLVSNPHFVACSVAAYLEIYDVIDGIREGGTFLLNSIWDAEQTVTKLPSKVKKILAVKKVNFYIINATKLAREIGLKNRTNTIMQSAFFKLADIIPFADAQKYMKEYAHKAYAKKGEAIVEMNYKAIDMGADGLVKVAVDPSWVNLTDDASAEEKYVGDEFIEKIVKPINAARGDSLPVSAFVGFEDGHFKSGTTAYEKRGIGVMVPKWIESNCIQCNQCAFVCPHAVIRPFLIDENELATAPQTVQDHVLDAKGKEVKGLKYKIQVSPLDCTGCELCAQICPSKEKSLVMVPLAEEMERHEQENADYLFKKVTYKDDLMSKDSVKGVGFAQPLFEFHGACPGCGETPYIGLVTRLFGDRMIVANATGCSSIYGGSAPSTPYTTNKEGKGVAWANSLFEDNAEFGMGMNVAVETLRHRIEDIMLRTKDAAPNALAALYSDWIAHKNDGDKTTQIAKILTPILEQNLDVEGVKEILELKRYLVKKSQWIIGGDGWAYDIGFGGLDHVLASGENVNVLVLDTEVYSNTGGQSSKSSRAGSIAQFTASGKPMQKKDLGYIAMTYGNIFVAQINSNASQANTIKAIAAAEAYDGPSLVIAYSPCIAHGIKGGMAYSGGQGELATKCGYWPTYVYDPRLIKEGKNPLKMTSKEPDWSLYEEFLLNEVRYNSLKKTNPQHADELLAKNKADAQRRYRQLKRLSLADFSDEIESRAPESAEDASADSVAE